One window from the genome of Spiractinospora alimapuensis encodes:
- a CDS encoding ABC transporter ATP-binding protein: MTSGVHLRGLTRRFDTRTVLDRLDLTIAPGEFVAMVGRSGSGKSTLLRYLAGLDSGATAQEAHVPASVAVAFQEPRLLPWQRVWRNVLLGLRTGATRDTAERALAEVGLEGRADAWPLTLSGGEAQRASLARALTHEPDLLLLDEPFAAVDALTRISLHELVLSLWREHQPSILLVTHDIDEATRLADRIVVLDQGRIAHQEHLEGARPRDPGERDLTDVRHRVLDELRGVTPTT; the protein is encoded by the coding sequence ATGACCTCCGGCGTCCACCTGCGTGGCCTCACCCGCCGGTTCGACACCCGAACCGTCCTGGACCGTCTGGACCTGACCATCGCCCCCGGCGAGTTCGTGGCGATGGTGGGGCGCAGCGGTTCGGGAAAGTCCACGCTGCTGCGGTACCTGGCCGGCCTCGACTCCGGGGCGACGGCGCAGGAGGCCCACGTTCCCGCGTCGGTCGCGGTCGCCTTCCAGGAGCCGCGCCTGTTGCCCTGGCAACGGGTCTGGCGCAACGTTCTCCTGGGCCTGCGAACCGGCGCCACCCGTGACACCGCGGAACGCGCGTTGGCGGAGGTGGGGCTGGAGGGCCGGGCCGACGCCTGGCCCCTCACCCTGTCGGGCGGCGAGGCCCAGCGCGCGTCCCTGGCCCGCGCGTTGACGCACGAGCCCGACCTGCTGCTGTTGGACGAACCGTTCGCCGCGGTCGACGCCCTAACCAGGATCTCTCTCCACGAACTGGTGTTGTCGCTGTGGCGGGAGCATCAGCCGTCGATCCTGCTCGTCACCCACGACATCGACGAGGCGACGCGCCTCGCCGACCGAATCGTGGTCCTCGACCAGGGACGCATCGCCCACCAGGAGCACCTGGAGGGTGCTCGTCCCCGAGACCCCGGCGAGCGGGACCTCACCGACGTACGCCACCGGGTCCTGGACGAGCTGCGCGGCGTCACGCCGACAACTTAG
- a CDS encoding ABC transporter substrate-binding protein, with product MTLRIGAHPNNLSLTLFAARQGSGDNGDIDVFSYGSGTQTIPLLRVGAIHLGGTGSTPPLHAQAAGMDVAVVATTAPRGDHGGIAVRADGPIRTLADLAGRGIATMPLSWHPQYLARVLTGAGLRWDSVTVVELATPTAHDALVAGRLDAWVATGPDLERLQSACDVRILAPVTDHFANRSVLWTRHGVLAERAESLADTLARIDASDRRAADDPAEAARVLAEHGPGHDTATWERLVRSRRWGLLPPDHEFVDEQQRDADLLSANGVLHRPVDVGASLPTRPLLPDVAPTATV from the coding sequence GTGACGCTGCGTATCGGCGCGCATCCCAACAACCTCTCCCTCACCCTGTTCGCGGCCCGCCAGGGGAGCGGCGACAACGGCGACATCGACGTGTTCTCCTACGGAAGCGGGACCCAGACCATTCCCCTGCTGCGCGTGGGCGCCATCCACCTGGGCGGAACGGGGTCGACCCCACCGCTGCACGCCCAGGCCGCCGGGATGGACGTCGCCGTCGTCGCGACGACCGCGCCGCGCGGTGACCACGGCGGCATCGCCGTCCGTGCCGACGGCCCGATCCGAACACTCGCCGACCTCGCGGGACGGGGCATCGCCACGATGCCCCTCTCCTGGCACCCCCAGTATCTGGCGCGTGTCCTCACCGGAGCGGGGCTGCGGTGGGACTCCGTGACGGTCGTGGAACTCGCCACCCCGACCGCGCACGACGCGCTGGTCGCCGGGCGACTCGACGCGTGGGTCGCCACCGGCCCCGACCTGGAACGGCTCCAGTCCGCGTGTGACGTGCGGATCCTCGCGCCCGTGACGGACCACTTCGCCAACCGGTCGGTGCTGTGGACCAGACACGGCGTCCTGGCCGAACGCGCGGAGAGCCTCGCCGACACGCTGGCCCGGATCGACGCCTCGGACCGCCGCGCCGCCGACGACCCGGCCGAGGCGGCCCGGGTTCTCGCCGAGCACGGCCCTGGCCACGACACCGCGACCTGGGAGCGTCTCGTGCGCTCCCGGCGGTGGGGACTGCTCCCGCCGGACCACGAGTTCGTCGACGAGCAGCAGCGCGACGCCGACCTGCTCAGCGCCAACGGCGTGCTCCACCGTCCCGTGGATGTCGGCGCCAGCCTGCCCACCCGCCCGCTCCTGCCCGACGTCGCTCCCACGGCGACCGTCTGA
- a CDS encoding DNA-binding protein — protein sequence MTDGSEEFTVPDAHQARVRREYSAITRIGERHGATEAMRHRGDNPDMLAPYEAVRLVSDIASGSLTLEAEEAEVDVTDVAAALTLLPRMRADMDAIEESLLLIARGHGMTWRDIAHGLGLGSAQAARQRYERVSGRSAQQTG from the coding sequence ATGACGGACGGATCAGAGGAGTTCACGGTCCCCGACGCCCACCAGGCCCGGGTGCGTCGCGAGTACTCGGCGATCACGCGGATCGGCGAGCGACACGGTGCCACCGAGGCGATGCGGCACCGGGGCGACAACCCCGACATGCTCGCGCCCTACGAGGCGGTGCGACTGGTCAGCGACATCGCCAGCGGTTCGCTGACGCTCGAGGCCGAGGAGGCGGAGGTCGACGTCACCGACGTCGCCGCCGCGTTGACACTGCTTCCCAGGATGCGGGCCGACATGGACGCGATCGAGGAATCCCTTCTGCTGATCGCGCGCGGTCACGGCATGACGTGGCGCGACATCGCCCACGGCCTCGGCCTGGGCAGCGCCCAGGCCGCGCGGCAACGTTACGAACGCGTCAGTGGCCGGTCGGCGCAGCAGACAGGTTGA
- a CDS encoding SDR family oxidoreductase has protein sequence MSSTILVTGGTGVLGSHVVPLLRGEGRPVRVLSRRQHPGEDGVEYVTGDLLNDEGTTAAVSGVETILHLAGGPKGDDVATRNLVRAAEKEGVAHLVYISVIAVDRIPLGYYRSKLASERVIVESRVPWTTLRAAQFHDLVLKVLDAAAKLPLIPAPAGIRLQPVDSGEVAARLVALAAAGPAGLATDLAGPSVRGLPELIRSYLEAKDQRRRTMPLPIPGRLGRLYREGENLSLQDVDTGERTWESFLGQRVTALR, from the coding sequence ATGTCATCCACCATTCTGGTCACCGGTGGCACCGGCGTGTTGGGGAGCCACGTCGTGCCGCTGCTGCGCGGGGAGGGGCGGCCGGTCCGTGTGCTGAGCCGACGCCAGCACCCCGGGGAGGACGGCGTCGAGTACGTGACCGGCGACTTGCTCAACGACGAGGGAACGACCGCCGCCGTCTCGGGGGTCGAGACCATCCTGCACCTGGCGGGCGGCCCCAAGGGCGACGACGTGGCCACGCGGAACCTCGTGCGGGCGGCGGAGAAGGAGGGGGTCGCTCATCTGGTGTACATATCGGTGATCGCGGTGGATCGGATACCCCTCGGGTACTACCGGTCCAAGCTGGCGTCGGAACGCGTCATCGTTGAGTCGCGGGTGCCGTGGACAACGCTGCGGGCGGCGCAGTTCCACGACCTCGTCCTAAAGGTGCTGGACGCGGCGGCGAAGCTGCCCCTGATCCCGGCGCCCGCGGGGATCAGGCTGCAGCCCGTCGACTCCGGCGAGGTCGCGGCTCGCCTCGTGGCGCTCGCGGCGGCGGGTCCGGCGGGGCTGGCGACGGATCTCGCTGGGCCGAGCGTTCGCGGCCTCCCCGAACTGATTCGCTCCTACCTCGAGGCGAAGGATCAGCGCCGCCGCACCATGCCGCTGCCGATCCCCGGGCGGTTGGGGCGCCTGTACCGCGAAGGAGAGAACCTGTCGCTCCAGGACGTCGACACGGGCGAGCGCACGTGGGAGAGCTTCCTCGGCCAGCGGGTCACCGCCCTTCGGTGA
- a CDS encoding ABC transporter substrate-binding protein — MRERTVTIGVHPNNHTLFVLRRLSLLEEELGSVSATVEWVDYDDGRCTIDLFAEEEIDFGGTGSVPPIEAQSDGLPIVYVATSPPRPTQGALLVHADGPLHSVADVAGARVALMEGSYHTELLAYALDTAGLTYDAVTPVDGLAHENRADFLAGRADAWIAGDPYLAELQRGSVPVRALTGTADHIANRSYWWARRSFAETSRDVLNAIVVALGRAEEWIQRHPRDAAALFTDALPESPSLEAWERTLRRRAWGNHPVAGEPAREQQRSADLFARLGIIDGPVTVSGALVDPVPALWGTTP, encoded by the coding sequence ATGCGTGAGCGAACCGTGACGATCGGGGTGCACCCGAACAACCACACGTTGTTCGTGCTGCGTCGCCTGTCCCTGCTGGAGGAGGAGCTCGGCTCCGTCTCCGCCACCGTGGAGTGGGTGGACTACGACGACGGCCGGTGCACCATCGACCTCTTCGCGGAGGAGGAGATCGACTTCGGGGGAACCGGGTCCGTGCCGCCCATCGAGGCGCAGAGTGACGGCCTCCCGATCGTCTACGTCGCGACCTCTCCACCCCGCCCCACCCAAGGGGCACTCCTCGTACACGCCGACGGGCCGCTCCACTCCGTCGCCGACGTCGCGGGGGCCCGCGTCGCGCTGATGGAGGGCTCCTACCACACCGAACTCCTCGCCTACGCGCTGGACACCGCCGGACTGACCTACGACGCGGTGACCCCCGTCGACGGTCTGGCGCACGAGAACCGTGCGGACTTCCTCGCCGGCCGGGCCGACGCCTGGATCGCGGGCGATCCCTATCTCGCCGAACTCCAGCGCGGATCGGTTCCGGTGCGTGCGCTGACCGGAACCGCGGACCACATCGCCAACCGGTCCTACTGGTGGGCCCGCCGGTCCTTCGCGGAGACCTCGCGGGACGTCCTCAACGCGATCGTCGTCGCGCTGGGGCGGGCGGAGGAGTGGATCCAGCGTCACCCCCGGGACGCCGCCGCGCTCTTCACCGACGCCCTGCCGGAGTCTCCCTCGCTCGAGGCCTGGGAGCGCACCCTGCGCCGCCGCGCCTGGGGCAACCATCCCGTCGCCGGGGAGCCCGCGCGGGAACAGCAACGCTCGGCCGACCTGTTCGCCCGTCTCGGCATCATCGACGGGCCGGTCACGGTCTCCGGCGCTCTGGTCGACCCGGTCCCCGCGCTGTGGGGAACCACCCCCTGA
- a CDS encoding LLM class flavin-dependent oxidoreductase — MDVLWYLTGPDGRYPWREDGARPLNYAYFQQIARAVDHLGYTGALLATGIHDAWVLGSSLIPYTRDFQFLVAVHPPLVSPTLLAKMAATFDQFSEGRLRLNIVNGDAKQLAAYGVHLDHDARYAYTDEYLDVFKRLMSGETVDHAGTHLNVQGGSLQLPPHQRPHPPLWFGGSSDAALDVAAKHIDTYLTWGETPAAAEAKITDLRKRAAEHGRTDLRFGVRLYVVVRETEQKAWDAVADLYEHMDEESIARTQAGRAGSDSVGQRRMTALHGGSRPADPRELEIHPNLWSGLGLVRNGPGTAIVGDPDQVEARLREYADAGVDTFIVSGMPLLEEAYRFGELVLPRLPVDRTRGEDVRGTWNTWNEGWKK, encoded by the coding sequence ATGGACGTCCTCTGGTACCTGACCGGCCCCGACGGGCGCTATCCCTGGCGTGAGGACGGCGCGCGTCCGCTCAACTACGCCTACTTCCAGCAGATCGCCCGCGCGGTTGACCACCTCGGCTACACCGGGGCGTTGCTCGCGACCGGGATCCACGACGCGTGGGTGTTGGGGTCGTCGCTGATCCCCTACACCCGTGACTTCCAGTTCCTCGTCGCGGTCCACCCGCCGCTCGTCTCACCCACCCTGTTGGCGAAGATGGCCGCCACGTTCGACCAGTTCTCCGAGGGTCGCCTGCGGCTGAACATCGTCAACGGCGACGCCAAGCAGCTCGCGGCTTACGGCGTCCACCTCGACCACGACGCCCGCTACGCCTACACCGACGAGTACCTCGACGTCTTCAAGCGTCTGATGTCCGGCGAGACGGTGGACCACGCGGGCACACACCTGAACGTCCAGGGCGGTTCGCTGCAGCTTCCGCCGCACCAACGTCCACACCCGCCGTTGTGGTTCGGGGGCTCCTCCGACGCCGCGCTGGACGTGGCCGCCAAGCACATCGACACCTATCTCACCTGGGGCGAGACCCCGGCCGCCGCCGAAGCCAAGATCACCGACCTGCGCAAACGAGCCGCGGAGCACGGACGCACCGACCTGCGATTCGGCGTACGCCTCTACGTCGTCGTCCGTGAGACGGAGCAGAAGGCGTGGGACGCGGTGGCGGACCTCTACGAGCACATGGACGAGGAGTCCATCGCCCGGACCCAGGCCGGACGTGCCGGCAGTGACTCCGTCGGGCAGCGACGCATGACGGCGCTCCACGGCGGGAGCCGGCCCGCCGACCCACGCGAACTGGAGATCCACCCCAACCTGTGGTCCGGACTCGGACTCGTCCGCAACGGCCCCGGCACCGCGATCGTCGGCGACCCCGACCAAGTCGAGGCCCGACTGCGGGAGTACGCCGACGCCGGCGTCGACACCTTCATCGTGTCGGGCATGCCGCTACTCGAGGAGGCCTACCGGTTCGGCGAACTCGTCCTACCGCGCCTGCCCGTGGACCGAACCCGCGGCGAGGACGTCCGGGGCACCTGGAACACCTGGAACGAGGGATGGAAGAAATGA
- a CDS encoding YoaK family protein, with amino-acid sequence MHRRTRLVLALLSACAGGMDILALVALGGVFTGSATGDIIRIGHGVGTCAWRVMATAGVALTGFALGVWIWARFLGTPEAVSPRALLLGTVAELLLLITFAVGWVLTEGQPSTHGVAPALLFVGALAMGAQSSVSMTLGGSTTFMTGVLANAIAGLATKAPPRRTLSPLIQPAALLVGVILTTLAFTRRPELAALLPLGFATLAVLAGSVGRRRR; translated from the coding sequence ATGCACCGACGAACCCGACTCGTCCTGGCGCTTCTCAGTGCGTGCGCGGGAGGCATGGACATCCTGGCCCTCGTCGCGCTGGGCGGGGTGTTCACGGGCAGTGCCACCGGCGACATCATCCGCATCGGCCACGGCGTGGGGACCTGCGCCTGGCGGGTGATGGCGACCGCCGGCGTCGCACTGACCGGGTTCGCCCTGGGCGTGTGGATCTGGGCCCGGTTCCTCGGCACACCTGAGGCCGTCTCGCCCCGCGCCCTGCTCTTGGGCACGGTCGCCGAACTCCTGCTGCTGATCACCTTCGCCGTGGGGTGGGTGCTCACCGAGGGGCAGCCCAGCACCCACGGCGTCGCACCCGCGCTGCTCTTCGTGGGCGCGTTGGCGATGGGGGCGCAGAGCTCGGTGTCGATGACGCTCGGTGGGTCGACGACGTTCATGACGGGGGTCCTCGCCAACGCGATCGCCGGCCTCGCGACCAAGGCGCCGCCCCGCCGCACCCTGAGTCCGTTGATTCAGCCGGCGGCGCTGCTGGTGGGCGTCATCCTGACCACCCTCGCCTTCACCCGACGTCCCGAACTCGCGGCGCTGCTCCCACTGGGATTCGCTACGTTGGCCGTCCTGGCCGGCAGCGTCGGTCGGCGTCGGCGCTAG
- the sigJ gene encoding RNA polymerase sigma factor SigJ yields the protein MDERDWLSERFQDHRSRLRGVAYQMLGSVSESEDAVQEAWLRVSRAGAADVENVGAWLTTVVARVSLNMLRSRNRRREQPLDPRLPDPIITPEGSGPEDEAIVADSVGLALLVVLDSLTPAERLAFVLHDVFAVPFDEIAPMIERSPAAARQLASRARRRVRGEAPAPDPDLAQQREVVDAFLAASRNGDFDALVAVLHPDVVLRADGGARRSRATMTVRGAHEVARRAALARRLAPFARPALVNGTAGVVAIPGGTVLSVLGFTVVEGRIAALDILYDPDRLKDLDVTMLDK from the coding sequence ATGGACGAGCGTGACTGGTTGTCCGAACGCTTCCAAGACCATCGTTCCCGGTTGCGCGGCGTTGCCTACCAAATGCTCGGATCCGTGAGCGAGTCGGAGGACGCGGTGCAGGAAGCCTGGCTGCGGGTCAGCCGCGCCGGGGCCGCCGACGTGGAGAACGTGGGCGCCTGGCTGACGACGGTGGTGGCGCGGGTAAGCCTCAACATGCTGCGTTCCCGGAACCGCCGCCGTGAGCAGCCGCTCGATCCGCGTCTTCCCGACCCGATCATCACCCCGGAGGGGAGCGGTCCGGAGGACGAGGCGATCGTCGCCGACTCGGTCGGCCTCGCCCTGTTGGTCGTGCTGGACTCGCTCACGCCCGCGGAACGGTTGGCGTTCGTGCTGCATGACGTGTTCGCCGTACCCTTCGACGAAATCGCCCCGATGATCGAACGGTCCCCGGCCGCGGCCCGGCAACTCGCCAGTCGCGCGCGGCGCCGGGTGCGGGGGGAGGCTCCGGCTCCGGACCCCGACCTCGCGCAGCAACGCGAGGTGGTGGACGCGTTCCTGGCGGCCTCCAGGAACGGTGACTTCGACGCCTTGGTCGCCGTGCTGCACCCGGACGTCGTGCTCCGCGCCGACGGCGGCGCGCGGCGCAGCCGTGCCACGATGACGGTGCGCGGTGCTCACGAGGTCGCGCGACGCGCGGCGCTGGCGCGACGCCTCGCTCCGTTCGCGCGTCCCGCTCTCGTCAACGGCACGGCCGGCGTCGTGGCCATCCCCGGCGGCACCGTCTTGTCGGTCCTCGGGTTCACCGTCGTCGAGGGCAGGATCGCCGCCCTGGACATCCTCTACGATCCGGACCGACTCAAGGACCTGGACGTGACCATGCTGGACAAATGA
- a CDS encoding Rrf2 family transcriptional regulator: MDIPIKADYAVRAVVELARSEDPVKCRDIAATQGIPVKFLVQIFSDLRRVGLVRSKRGANGGYWLAMSPSDVSVAAVVSAVSGPLVTLQGTSVAHAPESACPVWGELDAQVRRTLEAVSVWDLASRSLASARS; this comes from the coding sequence ATGGACATCCCCATCAAGGCCGACTACGCGGTGCGGGCGGTCGTCGAACTCGCGCGCAGCGAGGACCCGGTCAAGTGCCGCGACATCGCGGCCACCCAGGGAATCCCGGTCAAGTTCCTGGTCCAGATCTTCAGCGACCTACGCCGCGTCGGCCTGGTGCGCAGCAAGCGCGGGGCCAACGGGGGCTACTGGTTGGCGATGTCCCCGTCGGACGTGTCGGTCGCCGCGGTCGTGTCGGCCGTCTCCGGCCCGCTGGTCACACTGCAGGGAACGTCCGTAGCGCACGCGCCCGAATCGGCCTGTCCCGTCTGGGGCGAGCTCGACGCGCAGGTGCGGCGAACACTCGAGGCGGTCTCGGTGTGGGACCTGGCCAGCCGGAGCCTCGCCTCCGCGCGGTCCTAG
- a CDS encoding ABC transporter substrate-binding protein: MTTTPRPLTIGLGLLVVGVLTATACSPAPDASETSADGDLTEVRVGPLSTQNLLTLSEESGGLEDSVGDDATVDVAAPFTAFAPGAQALAAGQIDITSGSVTSLVGAVDATPELVAFAVEVNNNDTQGIVAAPDSDIDAVEDLVGQRVAVNQGGTGEYILLSALDDAGIDPSEVDRVYLDPEDSASAFSTGQVDAWATWDAYLASAVSTDGAELVAVANEIGAVNPTIHVTTREFAENHPEELRAVYDALVAEGERVNDDPDVIPEAYTAAGLPEDAVEVIRGFAPPTIAPADADFVADLQRAADVYADHGLIDTELNVEDNAVDVSQS; the protein is encoded by the coding sequence ATGACCACCACACCACGCCCACTGACGATCGGACTGGGGCTGCTCGTCGTCGGAGTCCTGACGGCGACGGCCTGCTCACCCGCACCGGACGCCTCCGAGACCTCCGCCGACGGTGACCTGACCGAGGTCCGCGTGGGGCCGTTGAGCACCCAGAACCTGCTCACCCTCAGCGAGGAGAGCGGAGGGCTGGAGGACTCCGTCGGCGACGACGCCACCGTCGACGTCGCCGCGCCGTTCACCGCGTTCGCCCCCGGGGCCCAGGCCCTGGCCGCCGGCCAGATCGACATCACCTCCGGGAGTGTGACCTCCCTAGTGGGCGCCGTGGACGCGACGCCGGAACTCGTCGCGTTCGCCGTCGAGGTCAACAACAACGACACCCAGGGCATCGTGGCCGCCCCCGACTCCGACATCGACGCGGTGGAGGACCTCGTCGGTCAGCGGGTCGCGGTCAACCAGGGCGGCACGGGCGAGTACATCCTGCTGTCGGCGCTGGACGACGCGGGTATCGACCCGTCCGAGGTGGATCGCGTGTACCTCGACCCGGAGGACTCCGCGAGCGCCTTCTCCACCGGCCAGGTGGACGCGTGGGCCACATGGGACGCCTACCTGGCCTCGGCCGTCAGCACCGACGGGGCGGAGCTCGTGGCCGTGGCCAACGAGATCGGGGCGGTCAACCCCACGATCCACGTCACCACCCGGGAGTTCGCCGAGAACCACCCCGAGGAACTCCGCGCGGTCTACGACGCGCTCGTCGCCGAGGGGGAACGGGTCAACGATGATCCCGACGTCATTCCCGAGGCCTACACCGCGGCCGGTCTCCCGGAGGACGCCGTGGAGGTGATCCGTGGCTTCGCGCCACCGACCATCGCCCCGGCCGACGCGGACTTCGTGGCGGACCTCCAGCGAGCGGCCGACGTCTACGCCGACCACGGGCTCATCGACACCGAACTGAACGTCGAGGACAACGCCGTGGACGTGAGCCAGTCATGA
- a CDS encoding ABC transporter permease, with translation MSAVTPVAADATDSGAHDASASAPVTAPRPLGRRLLHGLLPWASVIALLLTWYLGAVTGVLSPNVLPGPDRVLSSGWGLLQQGLLLPALGVSLGRVLLGAALGIVVGVGCGLITGFSRVGEALIDKPFQMARTIPFTALVPLFILWFGLGELPKVLLVAVGVALPLYINTFGGVRDVDRKLVEAAKVYRLTPLQIATQVLLPGALPSLLVGLRYALGLAWVAVIIAETVNSDAGIGFLLINAQQYIQTDVVMFCVTLYAVLGLITDRMVRSLERVLLAWRNSFTGL, from the coding sequence ATGTCCGCAGTCACCCCCGTCGCGGCCGACGCCACCGACTCCGGCGCCCACGACGCGTCGGCGTCCGCGCCGGTCACGGCCCCGCGGCCGCTGGGGCGCCGCCTGCTCCACGGGCTCCTGCCGTGGGCCAGTGTGATCGCGCTCCTCCTCACCTGGTACCTCGGTGCGGTCACCGGCGTGCTGTCGCCGAACGTGCTCCCCGGCCCCGACCGGGTCCTCTCCTCCGGATGGGGTCTCCTGCAGCAGGGGCTCCTGTTGCCCGCCCTCGGGGTGAGCCTCGGCCGCGTGCTGCTCGGGGCGGCGCTGGGCATCGTCGTCGGTGTGGGTTGCGGCCTGATCACCGGGTTCTCCCGTGTGGGAGAGGCCCTGATCGACAAACCCTTCCAGATGGCGCGCACCATTCCCTTCACCGCGCTCGTCCCGCTGTTCATCCTCTGGTTCGGGTTGGGGGAGTTGCCCAAGGTCCTTCTCGTCGCGGTCGGTGTCGCCCTGCCGCTATACATCAACACCTTCGGCGGCGTCCGCGACGTGGACCGCAAGCTGGTCGAGGCCGCGAAGGTGTACCGCCTGACCCCACTCCAGATCGCGACCCAGGTGCTTCTCCCCGGGGCGCTCCCGTCGCTGCTCGTCGGCCTGCGCTACGCCCTCGGCCTCGCCTGGGTCGCCGTCATCATCGCCGAGACCGTGAACTCCGACGCCGGGATCGGGTTCCTGCTCATCAACGCCCAGCAGTACATCCAGACCGACGTCGTCATGTTCTGCGTCACGCTCTACGCGGTCCTCGGCCTCATCACCGACCGCATGGTCCGTTCCCTGGAGCGCGTGCTCCTGGCCTGGCGCAACAGTTTCACCGGACTCTGA
- a CDS encoding MarR family winged helix-turn-helix transcriptional regulator, whose product MERPDLDPADPIDAISLAWLRERPGTPVSGIGIVTRLWHAAKLLGDERRRVLAAAGADTATLDLLGVLRRSGPPYRLTTRELATRTLVTPGAISQRVARAEDAGLVRRHDSATQARAVDVELTAEGHAEVERLVDLVLGRESELVGALGAERQDALNDLLRSVVSSLHDELGERRPSHVGMKDS is encoded by the coding sequence GTGGAACGCCCGGATCTCGACCCAGCGGACCCGATCGACGCCATCAGCCTGGCGTGGCTTCGGGAGCGCCCGGGGACTCCCGTCAGCGGCATCGGGATCGTCACCCGGTTGTGGCACGCGGCGAAACTCCTCGGCGACGAGCGGCGCCGCGTCCTCGCGGCGGCCGGCGCCGACACCGCGACCCTGGACCTGCTGGGCGTGCTGCGGCGCAGCGGTCCGCCCTACCGCCTCACGACCCGGGAACTCGCCACACGGACCCTCGTGACACCGGGAGCGATCTCGCAACGCGTCGCCCGCGCCGAGGACGCCGGACTGGTGCGTCGCCACGACAGCGCCACCCAGGCGCGTGCGGTCGACGTCGAACTCACCGCGGAGGGACACGCCGAGGTGGAACGACTCGTGGACCTGGTCCTGGGACGGGAGTCCGAGCTCGTGGGAGCCCTGGGAGCCGAACGACAGGACGCGTTGAACGACCTGCTGCGATCCGTCGTGTCCTCACTGCACGACGAACTCGGCGAACGTCGCCCGTCGCACGTTGGCATGAAGGACTCCTGA
- a CDS encoding cupin domain-containing protein — MTDTARIPRAFTSADPETWMEVGGGAASIGLVVDASHGSTLGVGFARLQPGELDERDSPIPYDEVFVVLSGRLTVRVGDTSASAGPGEVIFLPRGTAAIYAATEPTEYVATSHPPYGSA, encoded by the coding sequence ATGACCGACACAGCCCGAATCCCACGAGCGTTCACGAGCGCCGACCCCGAGACGTGGATGGAGGTCGGGGGCGGTGCGGCGTCGATCGGGTTGGTCGTCGACGCGAGCCACGGATCCACACTGGGTGTCGGCTTCGCCCGACTCCAGCCCGGCGAACTCGACGAACGCGACTCCCCGATTCCTTACGACGAGGTCTTCGTGGTGCTGAGCGGCCGGCTCACCGTCCGTGTCGGCGACACCAGCGCGAGCGCGGGCCCGGGCGAGGTGATCTTCCTGCCCCGGGGCACCGCCGCGATCTACGCCGCGACCGAACCGACGGAGTACGTCGCCACCTCCCACCCGCCCTACGGGAGCGCATGA
- a CDS encoding DinB family protein: MSEPGAKAVLHKYLQTARDTMAWKVADLSEYDVRRPLTPSGTNLLGLVKHLAGVEAGYLGEVFGRPYTKGPSWVLDPQSATDPNVDMWVPAEESRAWVLEFSADVHAHGDATIDALDLETPGEVTWWPAERRQVTLHTILTHLIAEFHRHAGHADILREMLDGSVGLRPDNDNIPPLEGEQWREHYDAVERAARAAERRTE; the protein is encoded by the coding sequence ATGAGCGAACCAGGCGCCAAGGCCGTGTTGCACAAGTACCTCCAGACCGCGCGCGACACCATGGCGTGGAAGGTCGCCGACCTGTCGGAGTACGACGTCCGCCGCCCCCTCACCCCGAGCGGCACCAACCTCCTCGGCCTGGTGAAACACCTCGCCGGCGTGGAGGCGGGGTACCTCGGCGAGGTGTTCGGCCGCCCTTACACCAAGGGCCCGTCCTGGGTACTGGATCCCCAGAGCGCCACCGACCCCAACGTCGACATGTGGGTCCCGGCGGAGGAGTCCCGGGCGTGGGTGCTCGAGTTCTCCGCCGACGTGCACGCCCACGGCGACGCCACCATCGACGCGCTTGACCTCGAAACACCCGGCGAGGTGACGTGGTGGCCCGCCGAACGACGGCAGGTCACGCTGCACACGATCCTGACGCACCTGATCGCGGAGTTCCATCGCCACGCGGGGCACGCCGACATCCTCAGGGAAATGCTGGACGGTTCGGTCGGGCTCCGCCCGGACAACGACAACATCCCGCCGCTGGAGGGTGAGCAGTGGCGGGAACACTACGACGCGGTGGAGCGGGCGGCCCGCGCGGCGGAGCGGCGAACCGAGTAG